CTAATGCTATTTACCTAGCAAATAAAGGATAATAGTTAGATAAGTCGACCTATTTATTCCCTTCAATCTGATGATACGCTATTGTGTAGATTCATAACGGGAGGTACTTGCTAGAATCTATCTTGGAAAGAAGCTTGGTGTACTTCTTTGTACCTGCTGTTAACCTAACACTCTTGACTTTACAAAACAAGATATGTTTAGCAACATTTACAGTATTTAATAAGCTGCAATATTGTCTTGATTTAACTAAATTTTTTCTGTTTTAAATTAATCATATGTCATCTACTGTTGTAATCAATTCCACTTTCAATCAGATTAAACCACTGTTAATTTTGCTAGACGGGCATTCTTTAGCATTTCGTGCGTACTATGCTTTTAATAATTTGAGAAACGAGCCTTTGGTCACTTCCCAAGGTGTTCCTACTAGTATTTGTTTTGGTTTTATCAACTCTTTATTGCAGGTATTAGAAATAGAATCGCCTCAGTCTATGGCGATCGCCTTTGATTTAAGTGAAGCAACTTTCCGTCATCAAGCTGATGTGAACTATAAAAGCGATCGCCTTGAAACTCCCGCAGACTTTATTCTCGATCTGCAAAATCTGCAAAAGCTACTTCAAGGCTTTAACTTGCCGATGATTACTAAGGCGGGATACGAAGCCGATGATATTTTAGGCACGCTCGCCACCAAAGCCAGTCAGGCGGGGTATAGAGTTAAGATTGTGACGGGCGATCGCGATTTATTTCAGATGGTAGATGATGACAAAGAAATTAGTGTTCTCTATCTCCACAATCAAGCTTTTCGGAAATCAGCCAGCAGCTACACTGAATTTGATCGTGCCGGGGTAATTGACAAGATGGGGGTTACTCCCGAACAGATTGTAGATTATAAAGCCCTCTGTGGTGATAAATCTGACTGTATCCCAGGTATAGCAGGAATTGGCCCTAAAACGGCAGTGAAGTTTTTACAGGAATATCAAACCTTATCTGGAGTATATGACAATCTAGACAAGATTAAAGGAGCAAACCAGAAAAAACTAGCTGAGGGGAGAGAAGATGCTTTTCATTCTCAGTTTCTCGCCCAAATCGAGATTAATGCCCCAATTGAAATTGAATTAAAAGACTGCGATTTGGTTGGCTTTGAGCCAGATAAGGTATTACCTCTTCTGGAAGAATTAGAACTAAAAAAAGTTATTAAAAATCTAAACAAGCTCCAGATCAAACTTGGTGGATTAGGGGAAATTAAACAAATCGATCTTATACCCTCTGCTGCTAAAAATGATAGCAGTGGTCAATTATCTCTGTTCGATCGGATTGAGCCAGAAGCGCCACCAGAATTATTTAAGCCTGAGTTAAACACCCAGATTATTGATACCGAAGAGAAGCTAGAGCAGCTAGTTCAAACCTTAAAGCAGCATAGCGATCCCCAAAAGCCTGTCGCTTGGGATACAGAGACTACTTCTTTAGAAACTCATTTAGCCAAATTAGTGGGGATTGGCTGTTGCTGGGGCGATCGCGATACAGATATTGCCTATATTCCTCTGGCTCATATAGCAGGAACACAACTAGAGGCAAAGTTTGTTTTAGAGACTTTAAAGCCTATTCTAGAGAGCGATCGCTATCCCAAGGCTTTCCAAAATGCGAAGTTTGATCGTCTGGTACTAGATCATCAGGGAATTAAACTGGCAGGAGTGGTATTTGATACGATGCTAGCCAGCTATGTCTTAAATCCTGAAACAACTCATAATCTGGGAGATTTATCAGAGCGCTATGGGTTAGAAATTACGGCGAAAAGCTACAAAGATTTAGGTATACCCAAAGGTAAAACCATCGCTGATTTAGATATTGCGGTAGTTGCTGATTACTGTGGTTTAGATGCCTATGCAACCTACTATCTTGTAGGTAAACTTAAAGCTAAATTAAGCGAATTTCCCGAATTAGCCAAGCTGTTATTGGATGTAGAACTACCTTTAGAACCTGTGTTGGCGACAATGGAAAATACAGGTATTAGATTAGATATTAAATATCTCCAGCAGTTTGCGCGACAACTAAATCAAGACTTACAAAAGCTCGAACAAGATACTTATCAAGCAGCAGGAGAGGAATTTAACTTAAGTTCTCCTAAACAACTGAGTGTAATTCTGTTTGAAAAACTAGGACTCGATCTGAAAAAATCGCGCAAAACCAAAACAGGTTATTCTACCAATCAACAGGTATTAGAAAAGCTGCGGGGAGATCATCCCGTCATTGACAACATGCTAGAACATCGAACTTTAGCTAAACTTAAATCCACCTACGTTGACGCTTTACCTGCTCTGGTAAGAAAGTCTACAGGAAGGTTGCATACAGATTTCAATCAATCAGTGGTAGCTACAGGTAGATTATCCTCTTCTAACCCAAATTTGCAAAACATTCCCATCCGTACTGAGTTTTCTCGCCAGATTCGTCAGGCGTTTATTCCTCAAGAGGGTTGGTTGCTAGTGGCGGCTGACTATTCCCAAATTGAATTAAGAATTTTGGCTCATCTAAGTCAAGAGCCTGTGTTAGTAGATGCCTACCGTAATGGTAAAGATGTTCATCGCGTAACGGCACAACTGCTGTTTGATAAATTAGAAATTACTTCAGAAGAAAGACGCTTAGGCAAAATTATTAACTTTGGCGTAATTTATGGCATGGGAGCGCAAAGATTTGCGCGTGAATCTGGTTTTAACACGGATGTTGGCAAGCAGTTTATTGAAAAATACCGCGAGCAGTATGCTCAGGTGTTTGGATATCTAGAAAGCGTCAAAAAACAGGCGATCGCTTTAGGTTATGTCAATACAATTTTAGGTAGAAGGCGTTACGTGAATTTAGTTAGCGACAGTCTTAAATCATTGCGAGGAACTAATTCAGCAGCAATTAATTTGGATCATCTCGATTACAGTTATACCGATGCTCAAACCCTTAGAGCAGCAGCTAATTCACCAATTCAGGGTTCTAGTGCAGACATTATTAAGCTAGCTATGATTAAGCTACAGGATATTTTAAAAGATTATCAAGCTAGATTATTGCTACAGGTTCATGACGAATTGGTACTAGAAGTTCCTCCTGAAGAATGGCAGGAATTACAGCCGATTATTAAAGCGACGATGGAAAATGCTGTCAAGTTGAGCATTCCTTTAGCCGTGGATATTAATGCTGGTAAAAATTGGATGGAAGCAAAATAGAAGAGCTATAAGCTATAAGTGAAGGCTAGTAAAACTCGCGCAAAGGCGCAAAGGCGCAAAGATTTTAGAGAACCTATTTAAGATCTCGATCTCTAAGAAGCTACTGCTAGTCTCCTAATCATTAGCCTAACGAAACATAAGATTGAGCTTGGTTGTTGCATTCGAGCTTATTTCTCTCAAAGTTGTCTATTGGTTGAACAAGCGATCGCCAAAGCTCTGATATTTTTTTGGCTTAGAAGCACCAGGATTTATTTTGTAATTAGCTGCTGAAAATACTCGACTTTATAATTTAAAGTCTTAGCTAATTCTAAAGCCTGCTGAAAATACTGCTTCGCCTCCTTTTTTTGCTCTAGCTTCAAATATATTTTGCCTAGGGTATCGTAGGTATTAATTAAGCCATAGTGGTTATAAGACTGGCGTTGTACCTTCTCTAGCTGAGTAAAAGTGGCGATCGCCTTTTGTTCTTGTCCTTGTTTGAGATATAGTTTTCCCAGGCTCTCTAAGGCATCATTGGCGATCGCTAATTGTTGTGTTGCGGATGCTAAGGTAAACCCTCGCTCATAGGCTTCTCTAGCCTTTGTAGTTTGGTTAAGAGCTTCATAGTCGTGGGCGATCGCCAATTCTAATCCTGCTACTTGGTCTAGTTTGTTATTCTTGGTATAGTTTTTGATTAAACGTTTTCTCTCGGCTATGGCTGGTTTAGTTTGACCAGTGCGATCGTAGAGATCGATTAAAGTAGTGAGATAAAAATTAACTTGCTCTGAATTAGATTTTGATTCAGCCAAAGTTAATAATTCTTGATAGGTTTTGACAGCTGAAGAATAGTCAAAATTGGCTACATAGAGTTCAGCTAAAATTTGGAGATTTTCCGTAACCGCAGCTAAATTCTGTTGCTGCTTACTGTTGTTTAAGATTTGTTGCTCAATGGCGATCGCCTGCTCCAGATATCTAACCTGTTGATAGGCTGTGGCAAGGCTTTCTAGTAATTGAGGAGATAAATTGGCAATAGTTATTCCTTTTTCAATCGTAATTAAACGATTAGCAATATTGCGTAGATCTACAGCTCGATTTTCTTGCCAAGCGATCGCGCCAACTTTA
The sequence above is a segment of the Pleurocapsa minor HA4230-MV1 genome. Coding sequences within it:
- the polA gene encoding DNA polymerase I, with translation MSSTVVINSTFNQIKPLLILLDGHSLAFRAYYAFNNLRNEPLVTSQGVPTSICFGFINSLLQVLEIESPQSMAIAFDLSEATFRHQADVNYKSDRLETPADFILDLQNLQKLLQGFNLPMITKAGYEADDILGTLATKASQAGYRVKIVTGDRDLFQMVDDDKEISVLYLHNQAFRKSASSYTEFDRAGVIDKMGVTPEQIVDYKALCGDKSDCIPGIAGIGPKTAVKFLQEYQTLSGVYDNLDKIKGANQKKLAEGREDAFHSQFLAQIEINAPIEIELKDCDLVGFEPDKVLPLLEELELKKVIKNLNKLQIKLGGLGEIKQIDLIPSAAKNDSSGQLSLFDRIEPEAPPELFKPELNTQIIDTEEKLEQLVQTLKQHSDPQKPVAWDTETTSLETHLAKLVGIGCCWGDRDTDIAYIPLAHIAGTQLEAKFVLETLKPILESDRYPKAFQNAKFDRLVLDHQGIKLAGVVFDTMLASYVLNPETTHNLGDLSERYGLEITAKSYKDLGIPKGKTIADLDIAVVADYCGLDAYATYYLVGKLKAKLSEFPELAKLLLDVELPLEPVLATMENTGIRLDIKYLQQFARQLNQDLQKLEQDTYQAAGEEFNLSSPKQLSVILFEKLGLDLKKSRKTKTGYSTNQQVLEKLRGDHPVIDNMLEHRTLAKLKSTYVDALPALVRKSTGRLHTDFNQSVVATGRLSSSNPNLQNIPIRTEFSRQIRQAFIPQEGWLLVAADYSQIELRILAHLSQEPVLVDAYRNGKDVHRVTAQLLFDKLEITSEERRLGKIINFGVIYGMGAQRFARESGFNTDVGKQFIEKYREQYAQVFGYLESVKKQAIALGYVNTILGRRRYVNLVSDSLKSLRGTNSAAINLDHLDYSYTDAQTLRAAANSPIQGSSADIIKLAMIKLQDILKDYQARLLLQVHDELVLEVPPEEWQELQPIIKATMENAVKLSIPLAVDINAGKNWMEAK
- a CDS encoding tetratricopeptide repeat protein, giving the protein MNSWKIVLSVLLAGGINLFCVHHQLLAQSQIANPLQTGVDRRDPVIPPGYGRRKLSAFEIYRLEQKINQLQQTASQELQQGNTNRAFELWYRQLKLARAINTEVEIEALGKVGAIAWQENRAVDLRNIANRLITIEKGITIANLSPQLLESLATAYQQVRYLEQAIAIEQQILNNSKQQQNLAAVTENLQILAELYVANFDYSSAVKTYQELLTLAESKSNSEQVNFYLTTLIDLYDRTGQTKPAIAERKRLIKNYTKNNKLDQVAGLELAIAHDYEALNQTTKAREAYERGFTLASATQQLAIANDALESLGKLYLKQGQEQKAIATFTQLEKVQRQSYNHYGLINTYDTLGKIYLKLEQKKEAKQYFQQALELAKTLNYKVEYFQQLITK